A region of Lichenibacterium dinghuense DNA encodes the following proteins:
- a CDS encoding twin-arginine translocase TatA/TatE family subunit, which translates to MGGMSIWHWIIVGGVLLLLFGGKGKVSDLMGDFAKGIKSFKKGMADEDEVPAKPTAVAEPVRPLGETVQPIRTIDHRPDGTTVETTTTDTRRVG; encoded by the coding sequence ATGGGTGGAATGAGCATCTGGCACTGGATCATCGTGGGCGGCGTGCTGCTGCTCCTGTTCGGTGGCAAGGGGAAGGTGTCCGACCTGATGGGCGACTTCGCCAAGGGCATCAAGAGCTTCAAGAAGGGCATGGCGGACGAGGACGAGGTTCCGGCCAAGCCGACCGCCGTGGCCGAGCCCGTGCGCCCGCTCGGCGAGACCGTGCAGCCTATCCGCACCATCGACCACCGCCCTGACGGCACCACGGTCGAGACCACGACGACGGACACGCGCCGCGTCGGCTGA